The following proteins are co-located in the Synechococcus sp. PROS-U-1 genome:
- the dnaN gene encoding DNA polymerase III subunit beta produces MKVVCSQSELNGALQLVSRAVATRPTHPVLANVLLTADAGSNRLSLTGFDLSLGIQTSLAASVETSGAITLPARLLGEIVSRLSSDSPVTLAVEDSGEQVQLTSLSGSYQMRGMSADDYPDLPMVESGMTLKLQPERLVQALKGTLFASSGDEAKQLLTGVHLKFNERALEAAATDGHRLAVLHVDDALQDAAVVDAAVDEQGFAVTLPARSLREVERLMASWRSDEPVSLFCDRGQVVFLAADQMVTSRTLEGTYPNYGQLIPDGFTRTFGMDRRALIAALERIAVLADQHNNVVKFSSQPEDGVVQISADAQDVGSGSESLPANLEGDAMQIAFNVRYLLDGLKAMGTDRIVLHCNAPTTPAVLRSDEAPEAFTYLVMPVQIRS; encoded by the coding sequence ATGAAGGTGGTCTGTTCACAGTCCGAACTGAATGGCGCCCTTCAGTTGGTGAGCCGTGCGGTCGCCACACGCCCCACCCATCCGGTGTTGGCCAATGTGTTGCTCACCGCCGATGCAGGGAGCAATCGCCTCAGCCTCACGGGGTTCGATCTGAGCCTCGGGATTCAGACCTCTCTCGCTGCGAGCGTGGAAACCAGCGGCGCCATCACGCTTCCGGCTCGGTTGCTCGGTGAGATTGTGTCCCGTTTGTCGAGCGATTCTCCAGTCACGCTTGCCGTTGAGGATTCCGGTGAGCAGGTTCAGCTCACCAGCCTGAGCGGCAGTTATCAGATGCGCGGTATGAGCGCTGATGACTACCCCGACCTCCCCATGGTGGAGAGCGGCATGACGCTCAAGCTGCAGCCTGAACGGTTGGTGCAGGCGCTCAAGGGCACCCTGTTCGCTAGCAGTGGTGATGAGGCGAAGCAACTGCTCACCGGTGTGCATCTGAAGTTCAACGAGCGGGCTCTGGAAGCTGCTGCCACCGATGGGCATCGCCTTGCTGTGCTGCACGTTGACGACGCTCTGCAGGACGCGGCCGTGGTCGACGCCGCAGTGGATGAGCAAGGTTTCGCGGTGACGCTCCCGGCACGTTCTCTGCGGGAGGTTGAGCGGCTGATGGCGTCGTGGCGATCTGATGAGCCTGTCAGTTTGTTCTGTGATCGCGGTCAGGTGGTGTTTCTCGCCGCAGACCAGATGGTGACAAGCCGCACGCTGGAGGGCACCTATCCCAATTACGGGCAACTGATTCCAGATGGTTTTACGCGAACGTTCGGGATGGATCGTCGTGCCCTAATCGCCGCCTTGGAACGCATTGCTGTTCTCGCTGATCAACACAACAACGTTGTGAAGTTCAGCAGTCAGCCTGAAGACGGTGTTGTGCAGATCAGCGCTGATGCGCAGGATGTGGGCAGTGGCTCCGAGTCGCTTCCCGCCAACCTTGAGGGTGACGCCATGCAGATTGCCTTCAACGTTCGATACCTGCTGGACGGCCTGAAGGCCATGGGGACGGATCGGATTGTTCTGCATTGCAATGCCCCCACTACACCGGCTGTGCTTCGTTCCGATGAAGCGCCTGAAGCCTTCACCTATCTGGTGATGCCTGTTCAGATTCGTTCCTGA
- a CDS encoding RNA methyltransferase — translation MSLPDQLLLSDLLSHTVRCDLGLDHGPGVMAWMHPPVHRLLGWVSRPSALRMSRDVWRLNQCCGFTDQQVFVRGEPAVTDQATLERLPTLLDAALLDRNAERIGSVVDLDFRPADGVILHYLIARSDPRLPGSSRWRLAPDRILDQQPGQIQTGLMGLDDLPMARASVRQDLLQRTQRWRDQLRTMGDRAGDRLEGWLEDSPMDDLRPETIRSSPGNAEPEAASQAEAEVWDDDSWEETRSPRRRQDEDPWV, via the coding sequence GTGTCGCTTCCGGATCAGCTTCTCCTCAGCGATCTTCTGAGTCATACCGTCCGTTGTGATCTGGGCTTGGATCACGGGCCTGGGGTGATGGCCTGGATGCATCCCCCTGTGCATCGGCTGTTGGGTTGGGTCAGCCGACCGTCCGCGCTGCGCATGTCGCGTGATGTCTGGCGTTTGAACCAGTGTTGTGGTTTCACGGATCAGCAAGTGTTTGTGCGTGGCGAACCTGCGGTCACTGATCAGGCAACGCTGGAGCGCTTGCCAACGTTGCTGGATGCAGCATTGCTGGATCGCAACGCTGAACGGATCGGCAGCGTTGTGGATCTCGATTTCCGCCCAGCGGATGGAGTGATTCTTCACTACCTGATCGCGCGCAGCGACCCGCGACTGCCAGGGAGTTCCCGATGGCGTTTGGCTCCAGATCGCATCCTTGACCAGCAACCTGGCCAGATTCAAACGGGCCTGATGGGGTTGGATGATCTGCCCATGGCCCGCGCCAGCGTCCGCCAGGATTTGCTCCAACGCACCCAACGCTGGCGGGACCAGTTGCGCACCATGGGCGACCGTGCCGGCGATCGACTCGAGGGTTGGTTGGAGGACTCGCCCATGGATGACTTGCGCCCAGAGACCATTCGCTCCTCACCCGGGAACGCCGAACCAGAGGCTGCCTCTCAGGCTGAGGCTGAGGTCTGGGATGACGACAGCTGGGAGGAAACCCGGTCTCCCCGTCGCCGTCAGGACGAGGACCCCTGGGTCTGA
- the purL gene encoding phosphoribosylformylglycinamidine synthase subunit PurL: protein MVSSPAYDIAAALKQEGLKPSDWDEICRRLGREPNRAELGMFGVMWSEHCCYRNSRPLLSGFPTEGPRILVGPGENAGVVDLGGGHRLAFKIESHNHPSAVEPFQGAATGVGGILRDIFTMGARPIALLNALRFGPLEDPANVGLMEGVVAGIAHYGNCVGVPTVGGEVAFDPSYSGNPLVNAMALGLMETEEIVKSGAIGVGNPVVYVGSTTGRDGMGGASFASAELSADSLDDRPAVQVGDPFLEKGLIEACLEAFASGDVVAAQDMGAAGLTCSCSEMAAKGGLGVELDLDRVPARETGMTAYEFLLSESQERMLFVVKAGREEALMQRFRRWGLQAAVVGKVLQEPIVRVLHHGSVAAEVPATALADDTPIEKHALLQEPPADLQVLWTWTEQELPELSDAAAALLQLLDDPTIASKHWVHRQYDQQVLANTVASSGAADAAVVRLRPQQGQGSMAASNRGVAATVDCPNRWVALDPERGAQAAVAEAARNLSCVGAEPLAVTDNLNFPSPETPKGFWQLAMACRGISDACRALNTPVTGGNVSLYNETKQDDGTMQPIHPTPVIGMVGCVDDISRVTGLAWRQPGDLIFLIGVPPDDVADPSLGLAGSAYQQQSLGSLAGRPPQTDLAAEAAVGRVVREAIAQGLLASAHDCSDGGLAVALAESCIASDLGINVTLSTGSARLDRALFAEGGSRVIVSVNAAGLPAWEQLIEANSVLSVTPLGSVTAEPRVIIQSQSAVQLDLEVERCAAVFRDALPRRIHSE from the coding sequence GTGGTTTCCTCCCCTGCGTACGACATAGCTGCAGCCCTGAAGCAGGAAGGGCTCAAGCCCAGTGACTGGGATGAGATCTGTCGGCGGCTCGGTCGTGAGCCGAACCGAGCTGAGTTGGGCATGTTCGGTGTGATGTGGTCTGAACACTGCTGCTATCGCAATTCCAGGCCGTTGCTAAGTGGTTTCCCAACTGAGGGACCTCGCATTTTGGTGGGACCCGGAGAAAATGCCGGAGTGGTCGACCTCGGAGGGGGGCATCGGTTGGCCTTCAAGATCGAAAGCCATAACCATCCCTCTGCTGTCGAACCCTTTCAGGGAGCGGCAACAGGGGTGGGCGGGATCCTGCGTGACATCTTCACGATGGGTGCGCGTCCGATCGCGTTGCTGAATGCCCTGCGCTTTGGTCCTCTCGAGGACCCCGCCAACGTCGGCTTGATGGAGGGAGTGGTGGCTGGCATTGCCCACTACGGCAATTGCGTTGGTGTGCCGACGGTGGGTGGTGAGGTCGCCTTTGACCCGTCCTATTCCGGCAATCCGCTGGTGAATGCCATGGCCCTCGGTCTGATGGAGACCGAGGAGATCGTTAAATCCGGAGCGATCGGTGTTGGGAATCCCGTGGTGTATGTGGGCAGCACCACAGGCCGGGACGGCATGGGGGGAGCCAGCTTCGCCAGCGCTGAGCTCAGCGCTGACTCACTCGATGACCGACCCGCTGTTCAAGTGGGTGACCCTTTTCTTGAGAAAGGGCTGATCGAAGCCTGTCTTGAGGCATTCGCCAGTGGTGATGTGGTGGCAGCGCAGGACATGGGCGCCGCTGGTCTCACCTGCAGCTGTTCGGAAATGGCCGCCAAAGGGGGCCTGGGGGTGGAACTGGATCTGGATCGGGTTCCAGCTCGTGAAACCGGGATGACGGCCTACGAGTTCCTGTTGTCGGAATCCCAGGAACGCATGTTGTTTGTGGTGAAGGCCGGGCGGGAGGAGGCGTTGATGCAGCGGTTCCGTCGCTGGGGACTGCAGGCGGCGGTCGTGGGGAAGGTGTTGCAGGAACCGATTGTTCGGGTCTTGCATCACGGTTCCGTCGCCGCTGAGGTGCCGGCCACGGCTCTTGCCGATGACACCCCGATCGAAAAACATGCCCTGTTGCAGGAGCCTCCAGCGGACCTTCAGGTGCTCTGGACCTGGACCGAGCAGGAGCTTCCGGAGCTGAGCGATGCCGCTGCGGCACTGCTGCAGCTGCTGGATGATCCCACCATCGCGAGCAAGCATTGGGTTCACCGTCAGTACGACCAGCAAGTGCTGGCCAACACGGTGGCGTCGTCCGGTGCTGCCGATGCAGCTGTGGTGCGGCTGAGACCTCAGCAGGGGCAAGGATCCATGGCTGCATCCAACCGTGGTGTCGCCGCCACCGTGGACTGCCCCAACCGTTGGGTTGCGCTTGACCCCGAACGTGGTGCCCAGGCGGCCGTCGCCGAAGCGGCACGCAACTTGAGTTGTGTGGGGGCTGAACCCCTGGCGGTGACCGACAACCTCAATTTCCCGTCACCGGAAACGCCGAAGGGGTTCTGGCAGTTGGCCATGGCCTGTCGGGGGATTTCCGACGCCTGTCGTGCCCTGAACACCCCTGTCACTGGCGGCAACGTCTCGCTGTACAACGAGACCAAACAGGATGACGGCACGATGCAACCAATCCATCCCACGCCGGTGATCGGCATGGTTGGTTGTGTCGACGACATCAGTCGTGTGACCGGCTTGGCCTGGCGGCAGCCCGGTGACTTGATCTTTCTCATTGGCGTTCCGCCGGATGATGTTGCGGATCCCAGCCTTGGTTTGGCGGGCAGTGCCTATCAGCAGCAGAGCCTCGGGTCTTTGGCAGGACGCCCTCCCCAGACTGATCTCGCCGCCGAAGCCGCTGTGGGGCGTGTGGTTCGTGAGGCCATCGCTCAGGGTTTGCTGGCCTCTGCCCACGACTGCAGTGATGGCGGTCTCGCTGTGGCGTTGGCTGAATCCTGCATCGCTTCTGATCTCGGCATCAACGTGACCCTGTCGACAGGTTCGGCGCGTCTGGACCGGGCGTTGTTCGCGGAAGGCGGCAGTCGGGTCATTGTTTCTGTGAATGCAGCGGGCCTCCCTGCTTGGGAGCAGTTGATCGAGGCCAATTCAGTCTTGTCCGTCACCCCGCTTGGCAGTGTCACAGCGGAGCCTCGTGTGATCATCCAATCTCAATCTGCTGTTCAGCTTGATCTTGAGGTTGAACGTTGTGCAGCTGTCTTCCGTGATGCGTTGCCCCGACGGATTCATTCGGAGTGA
- the purF gene encoding amidophosphoribosyltransferase: MCGIIGMFCVDSVNQQIYDNLLLLQHRGQDSAGIVTMDNHTFHVHKQKGRVREAFRTRDMRKLLGNAGIGHVRYATRGAAASEEEVQPFYVNAPYGITFVHNGNLTNTHQLEQDLFRIDRRHTNSTSDTEMLLNVLATEVQSQLTGRDLTPDQLFNAVSSLHHRVQGSYAAIALIAGHGMLAFRDPYGIRPLILGRRLSEQGCEEWIVASESLVIENSGYEIVRDVDPGEAVFIDLDANLYQRQCADSPRLIPCAFEYVYLARPDSVMNGISVYESRLRMGDRLAQTISEALPAGDIDVVMPIPDSARPSAMQVAKQLGLDYREGFYKNRYVGRTFIMPGQAERKKSVRQKLNALGTEFAGKNVLIVDDSIVRGTTSREIVQMARSAGANKVTFTSAAPPVRYPNVYGINMPTRAELLAHGRTVDDISDVLGADHVVYQTVENLLESIVQNTEIKDLEMSCFDGHYVTGGIDEEYFKWLEQNCSS, from the coding sequence ATGTGCGGCATTATCGGCATGTTCTGTGTTGACTCTGTCAACCAACAGATCTACGACAATCTGCTTCTTCTTCAGCACCGTGGGCAGGATTCGGCTGGGATTGTCACGATGGACAATCACACGTTCCATGTGCACAAACAAAAGGGACGTGTGCGTGAAGCATTTCGCACCCGAGACATGCGAAAGCTTTTGGGCAATGCTGGTATTGGTCATGTTCGTTATGCGACTCGTGGTGCCGCGGCATCAGAAGAGGAAGTTCAGCCCTTTTATGTGAATGCTCCCTATGGCATCACTTTTGTTCATAACGGCAATCTCACTAACACTCATCAGCTTGAGCAGGATCTGTTCAGGATTGATCGTCGTCACACCAATTCGACGAGCGATACGGAGATGTTGCTCAATGTATTGGCTACCGAGGTTCAATCTCAACTGACTGGACGAGATCTGACGCCGGATCAATTGTTTAATGCGGTGTCATCTCTGCATCATCGCGTTCAGGGGTCTTATGCGGCCATTGCTTTGATTGCGGGCCATGGAATGCTGGCCTTCCGTGATCCCTATGGAATTCGTCCCCTGATTCTCGGTAGGCGTTTGTCCGAGCAGGGTTGTGAGGAGTGGATTGTTGCCAGTGAGTCGCTGGTGATTGAAAACAGTGGCTACGAGATCGTTCGCGATGTGGATCCTGGTGAGGCTGTTTTTATCGACCTCGATGCCAATTTGTATCAGCGCCAGTGCGCCGATTCTCCTCGTTTGATTCCCTGTGCTTTTGAGTATGTCTATCTGGCACGTCCGGATTCTGTAATGAACGGTATTTCGGTTTATGAGTCGCGTTTAAGGATGGGCGATCGTCTCGCTCAAACCATTTCCGAAGCATTGCCGGCTGGTGATATTGATGTTGTGATGCCGATTCCTGATTCAGCCAGGCCGTCCGCAATGCAGGTCGCCAAGCAATTGGGTCTTGACTATCGCGAAGGTTTTTACAAGAACCGCTATGTCGGTCGAACCTTCATCATGCCGGGTCAGGCTGAACGAAAAAAATCAGTGCGGCAGAAACTCAATGCTCTTGGCACCGAATTTGCAGGGAAGAATGTTTTGATTGTCGATGATTCAATTGTTCGTGGTACCACCTCTCGCGAAATTGTTCAGATGGCCCGCAGCGCCGGTGCTAACAAGGTGACCTTTACATCGGCGGCTCCACCTGTCCGCTATCCCAATGTTTATGGGATCAACATGCCGACGCGGGCGGAACTTCTTGCCCATGGCCGAACTGTTGATGATATTTCAGATGTTCTTGGGGCTGATCATGTTGTCTATCAGACCGTTGAAAACTTGCTTGAAAGCATTGTGCAAAATACTGAAATCAAAGATCTTGAGATGTCTTGTTTTGATGGTCACTATGTGACCGGTGGTATTGATGAAGAGTATTTCAAATGGTTGGAGCAGAATTGCAGCTCTTGA